One Paraburkholderia agricolaris DNA segment encodes these proteins:
- a CDS encoding TonB-dependent siderophore receptor, with the protein MRARHIATAALISAGLPFNVALAADAPSSAEAPARKSYDIPAGPLEAALNRFGRESGLLLSFPAALTDGRTSAGLHGDYDVRQGFERILRGTGLGATQQANGGYTLVPRTEAAADDGDPHGTTLPAVTVSSTMVKAGSYRPPADSVVTRSDTPVLDTAQAVNIVPSQVLHDQRPRNLDDALANVSGIVQGNTLAGTQDTLLKRGFGGNRDGSIMHNGMPLVQGRALNAAADSVEVLKGPTSLLYGIMDPGGVVNVVSKQPLLQPYHAISVLGSTYGHGRNGAAATLDTTGPIGDSGLAYRLVVDQTDEQYWRNFGERRETLVAPSLAWYGRDTQVVVSYEYRKFLYPFDRGTALDPKTNQPLAISSRERLDEPFNEMDGESNLAQISVDHQINANWKAHFGYSYNRETYDAGQLRVQGINSTTGAVSRSNDATHGALSTDSYAIAYVDGHFNLAGLRNDLQVGVDSEYRRIYRKDLLRQATKYSFNYFNPIYGRESPSTTVSASDSDQTDTLHDRSFFFQDNLHLTDKWILIGGARFLSYNQIAGKGRPFVVNTDINGSKWLPRAGVVYKWTDTVSLYGSYTQSLKPTSTIAPLATGVVIDSSVQPEEATSWELGAKIAMPNGLSGTLALFNIDKKNVLVQQYNDATRQTDWRTAGKARSRGVELDVAGQIGQHWSVIASYAYIDAKTTEDPLYAGKRLWNAPQNTASLAAVYDFGTIFGGDQLRVGAGAHYVGPRPGDSANSFTLPAYTVADAFATYETKLGNRHLSFQLNVKNLFNKTYYPSSANRYFVAVGDARQVSLLSTLEF; encoded by the coding sequence ATGCGCGCGCGGCACATCGCAACGGCCGCACTGATCTCCGCCGGACTGCCGTTCAACGTGGCGCTGGCGGCCGATGCGCCGTCTTCCGCCGAAGCGCCGGCGCGCAAGAGCTACGACATTCCGGCCGGGCCGCTCGAAGCGGCGCTCAATCGCTTCGGACGCGAAAGCGGGCTGTTACTGTCCTTTCCGGCGGCACTGACAGACGGGCGCACGAGCGCAGGCCTGCACGGCGATTACGACGTCAGGCAAGGCTTCGAGCGAATCCTGCGCGGCACCGGACTCGGCGCGACGCAGCAGGCCAATGGCGGCTATACGCTCGTCCCGCGCACTGAAGCGGCAGCGGACGACGGCGACCCGCACGGCACCACCCTCCCCGCCGTCACGGTCAGTTCGACGATGGTGAAAGCCGGCAGCTACCGGCCCCCTGCCGACTCGGTGGTAACGCGTTCGGACACACCGGTGCTCGACACCGCCCAGGCCGTCAACATCGTGCCGTCCCAGGTGCTGCACGACCAGCGTCCGCGTAATCTCGACGATGCGCTTGCGAACGTGAGCGGCATCGTGCAAGGCAACACGCTGGCCGGCACGCAGGACACCTTGCTCAAGCGCGGTTTCGGCGGTAATCGCGACGGTTCGATCATGCACAACGGCATGCCGCTGGTGCAAGGGCGCGCGCTGAACGCGGCGGCCGACAGTGTCGAAGTGCTCAAGGGCCCGACCTCGCTGCTGTACGGAATCATGGACCCGGGCGGCGTCGTCAACGTGGTGAGCAAGCAGCCCTTGCTCCAGCCCTATCACGCGATCTCCGTGCTCGGCTCGACCTACGGACACGGCCGCAACGGGGCCGCCGCCACGCTCGATACAACCGGGCCGATCGGCGACTCCGGTCTCGCCTACCGGCTCGTGGTCGATCAGACCGACGAGCAATACTGGCGCAACTTCGGCGAACGCCGCGAGACGCTCGTGGCGCCGTCGCTCGCGTGGTACGGACGCGATACCCAGGTGGTGGTGTCGTACGAATATCGCAAGTTTCTCTATCCGTTCGACCGCGGCACCGCGCTCGACCCGAAAACCAACCAGCCGCTTGCGATTTCGAGCCGCGAACGTCTCGACGAACCGTTCAACGAAATGGACGGCGAATCGAACCTCGCGCAAATCAGCGTCGATCATCAGATCAACGCGAACTGGAAGGCTCACTTCGGCTATAGCTACAACCGCGAGACATACGACGCGGGTCAGTTGCGCGTGCAGGGTATCAACAGCACGACCGGCGCCGTGTCGCGCAGCAACGACGCGACGCATGGGGCGCTCAGCACGGACAGCTACGCGATCGCATACGTGGACGGCCATTTCAACCTTGCGGGTTTGCGCAACGATTTGCAGGTCGGCGTCGACAGCGAGTACCGCCGCATCTATCGCAAGGACCTGCTGCGCCAGGCCACGAAATATTCGTTCAACTACTTCAATCCGATCTACGGCCGCGAGAGCCCGTCGACCACCGTGTCCGCAAGTGACAGCGATCAGACCGACACGCTGCACGACCGCTCGTTCTTCTTCCAGGACAATTTGCATCTCACCGACAAGTGGATTCTGATCGGCGGCGCGCGTTTTCTGAGTTACAACCAGATCGCGGGAAAGGGCCGGCCGTTTGTCGTCAATACGGACATCAACGGCAGCAAATGGCTGCCGCGCGCGGGCGTGGTCTACAAATGGACCGACACGGTCTCGCTATACGGCAGCTATACCCAGTCGCTCAAGCCGACCTCGACGATCGCGCCGCTTGCCACCGGCGTGGTGATCGATTCGTCGGTGCAGCCTGAAGAAGCCACTTCATGGGAGCTCGGCGCCAAGATTGCCATGCCCAATGGCCTCAGCGGCACGCTGGCGCTTTTCAACATCGACAAGAAAAACGTGCTGGTGCAGCAGTACAACGACGCCACCAGACAGACCGACTGGCGCACGGCCGGCAAGGCACGTTCACGCGGTGTGGAGCTCGACGTGGCCGGCCAGATCGGCCAGCACTGGAGCGTGATCGCAAGCTACGCGTACATCGACGCGAAGACCACCGAAGACCCGTTGTATGCCGGCAAGCGCCTGTGGAACGCGCCGCAGAATACGGCATCGCTTGCTGCGGTCTATGACTTCGGCACGATCTTCGGCGGCGACCAGTTGCGGGTGGGCGCCGGTGCGCATTATGTCGGCCCACGCCCCGGCGATTCGGCCAATAGCTTCACGCTGCCGGCCTACACCGTCGCCGATGCCTTCGCCACTTACGAAACGAAACTCGGCAATCGCCATCTGTCGTTCCAGCTCAACGTGAAGAATCTGTTCAACAAGACTTACTACCCGTCGAGCGCGAACCGGTACTTCGTCGCGGTGGGCGACGCGCGCCAGGTCTCCTTGCTGTCGACGCTCGAGTTCTAG
- a CDS encoding FecR domain-containing protein produces MNASARPDRPDIPQHIAMRAVQWWMELQSGKDTHAQQLALARWCAEHPDHERAWQHICSVSSRFRGLTEAGTGVVDAGGAAAARAALTRTGAARRRASVKVLATLLFAGGATWLAGEHVPWRAWSADAHTAPGERRALTLADGTRVTLNTDSAIDIGFNSTERRVRLIKGEIMIATGHLAGEQRPFIVETAQGRLQALGTRFAVRQQSALSRLDVFEGAVRVSPRDAAGLTPVVRAGQRVRFTHDNVGAVEPLSENDAAWTDGLIVASGMRLGDFVAELDRYRTGHLGCDPSVADLRISGTFPLADTERVLDTLATTLPVEVVFITRYWGTVRAARA; encoded by the coding sequence ATGAACGCGAGCGCGAGACCCGATAGACCCGATATTCCGCAACACATCGCCATGCGCGCCGTGCAGTGGTGGATGGAATTGCAATCCGGCAAAGACACGCACGCCCAGCAACTCGCCTTGGCGCGCTGGTGCGCCGAGCATCCCGATCACGAACGCGCGTGGCAGCACATCTGCAGCGTCAGCAGTCGATTCAGGGGACTCACTGAAGCAGGCACGGGCGTTGTGGACGCAGGCGGCGCAGCGGCCGCTCGCGCTGCGCTGACGCGTACCGGGGCGGCCAGACGCCGCGCGAGTGTCAAAGTCCTCGCGACCCTGCTGTTCGCCGGCGGTGCGACATGGCTCGCCGGTGAACACGTGCCGTGGCGCGCATGGAGTGCGGATGCGCACACCGCGCCCGGCGAACGCCGCGCCCTCACGCTCGCCGACGGCACCCGCGTCACGCTTAACACCGACAGCGCCATCGATATCGGTTTTAACAGCACCGAACGGCGTGTGCGCCTGATCAAAGGCGAAATCATGATCGCGACCGGCCATCTCGCCGGTGAACAGCGGCCGTTCATTGTCGAGACCGCGCAAGGGCGTTTGCAAGCTTTGGGAACACGCTTCGCCGTCAGGCAGCAGAGTGCGCTTAGCCGCCTCGATGTGTTCGAAGGCGCGGTGCGGGTCAGCCCGCGCGACGCAGCCGGCCTTACGCCGGTGGTCCGTGCCGGACAACGCGTCCGCTTCACGCACGACAACGTCGGCGCGGTCGAGCCGCTCAGCGAGAACGACGCAGCGTGGACGGATGGTCTGATCGTCGCCAGCGGCATGCGGCTCGGCGATTTCGTAGCCGAGCTGGATCGGTACCGCACGGGGCATCTGGGTTGCGATCCATCGGTGGCCGATTTGCGGATCTCGGGCACCTTCCCGCTCGCCGACACGGAGCGTGTGCTCGACACGCTGGCCACAACCTTGCCGGTCGAGGTGGTATTCATTACGCGCTACTGGGGCACCGTGCGCGCGGCGCGCGCCTGA
- a CDS encoding sigma-70 family RNA polymerase sigma factor, translating to MAANESALHHEMQALYSNHHGWLHAWLRKKLGCAHRAADLAHDTFLRLLARDEPLGLEEPRAFLTTVAQRVMANYWRREQIERAYLEALALVPENFAPSPEERALLLEALCEIDSLLERLPLAVKRAFLLAQLDGLTHAEIAAQLKLSISTVKRHLVRAGAQCFFALNVA from the coding sequence ATGGCGGCAAACGAATCGGCGCTGCATCACGAGATGCAGGCGCTCTACAGCAATCATCACGGCTGGCTCCACGCATGGCTGCGTAAGAAGCTCGGCTGTGCGCATCGTGCGGCCGACCTCGCGCACGATACGTTCCTGCGTTTGCTCGCCCGTGATGAACCGCTGGGTCTGGAAGAACCTCGCGCGTTTCTGACCACGGTCGCGCAACGCGTCATGGCCAATTACTGGCGTCGCGAGCAGATCGAGCGTGCGTATCTGGAAGCGTTGGCGCTCGTGCCCGAGAATTTCGCGCCCTCACCTGAGGAGCGCGCGCTGCTTCTGGAAGCGCTGTGCGAGATCGACAGTCTGCTGGAACGGCTGCCGCTCGCCGTCAAACGTGCTTTCCTTCTGGCCCAGCTCGACGGATTGACCCACGCCGAGATCGCCGCACAACTGAAGCTTTCCATCTCGACCGTGAAACGCCATCTGGTGCGCGCCGGCGCACAGTGTTTCTTTGCGCTGAACGTGGCCTGA
- a CDS encoding metal-dependent hydrolase — MNQEQTQHKIKARHVKFDWSQTPIQWIPGDPSSTHIINVLNLLFPAGELWFCRVYNKALPLITDPALRDDAEGFLRQEAVHSRSHGGVLTHYYKAHGIDTQPFTKQLDWLFGKLLGEQPLGLKIGKTRFWLRQQLGVIAALEHFFGYLGNWVLNADGLDAAHADPTMLDLLRWHGAEEVEHRTVAFDIFRHMGGTYFERCFHMLSTVVLLLYFLTRGARFMHQRDPAAGRYYGFILAWRAGARRRCLPSFWKMIAAALRYFNPRYTPHHEGSTEQALAYLAISPAAQAAAHGGNWVRKAG, encoded by the coding sequence ATGAACCAAGAGCAAACCCAGCACAAGATCAAGGCCCGCCACGTGAAGTTCGACTGGAGCCAAACACCGATTCAGTGGATTCCGGGCGATCCGTCGAGCACGCACATCATCAATGTGCTGAACCTGCTGTTCCCCGCCGGCGAGCTATGGTTCTGCCGCGTCTACAACAAGGCGCTGCCGCTCATTACCGACCCGGCCTTGCGCGACGACGCCGAGGGTTTTCTCCGTCAGGAGGCGGTGCATTCGCGCTCGCACGGTGGTGTGCTCACGCATTACTACAAGGCGCACGGCATCGACACGCAGCCCTTCACGAAACAACTCGACTGGCTGTTCGGCAAGCTGCTCGGCGAACAGCCGCTTGGGCTGAAGATCGGCAAAACACGGTTTTGGCTGCGTCAGCAGCTTGGCGTGATCGCCGCGCTGGAGCACTTTTTCGGCTACCTCGGCAACTGGGTGCTCAATGCCGACGGGCTCGATGCAGCCCACGCCGACCCCACCATGCTCGACCTGCTGCGTTGGCACGGTGCCGAAGAGGTCGAACATCGCACGGTGGCCTTCGACATCTTCCGGCATATGGGCGGCACCTATTTCGAACGCTGCTTCCATATGCTTTCGACCGTCGTGCTTCTGCTGTACTTCCTGACGCGCGGCGCACGCTTCATGCACCAGCGCGATCCTGCTGCCGGCAGGTACTACGGCTTTATTCTCGCGTGGCGCGCCGGAGCGCGGCGCCGTTGCCTGCCGTCGTTCTGGAAAATGATTGCGGCGGCGTTACGCTATTTCAATCCGCGTTACACGCCGCATCACGAAGGCTCCACTGAACAGGCGCTGGCTTATCTCGCGATCTCGCCGGCAGCGCAGGCCGCGGCACACGGGGGCAACTGGGTTCGTAAAGCCGGCTAA
- a CDS encoding SDR family oxidoreductase: MQLLTEPVPPTLYEAPPAMHRTSFTVRSGDVTLAASAWGDPARPTVILVHGYPDTSEVWNALASLLAQDFHVVAYDVRGAGQSTAPTRTKAYRLGKLTDDFVAVIDAVSPDRPVHLVAHDWGSIQGWEFVTEERLRGRIASYTSCSGPCLDHVAYWMRARLLRPTPRSIGKVLGQLVRSWYVLLFHLPVLPGLTWRLWLGRAWPRVLRRVEKTEVTPRPTQTRDGMRGVSLYRANFIRCLFMPRKRYAHAPVQVIVPTLDKYVSPALSEDLSRWVPKYWRRELTARHWVPLTHPEPMARMVRELVEHTEGGDEPQTLQRARMDSARQALSGKLAVVTGAGSGIGRCIALEFAKQGAAVVAVDIDTVAAERTATLVRLLGNHAYARKTDVGSAAQMEALADWVGTELGGADIVVNNAGIGMAGGVLDTSAQDWERILHVNLWGVIHGSRLFARQMVKRGNGGHIVNTASAAAFAPSRDLPAYATTKAAVLMLSECMRGELASEGIGVSAICPGFAETGIMAATQYVGASPQDQDRMRQKATRLYQLRGLKPEAVAKAALGAVLRNRPVVAIGIEAHSMRFISRYLPGLGRVIARINMMPR, translated from the coding sequence ATGCAGCTTTTGACCGAACCCGTGCCGCCTACGCTGTACGAGGCGCCGCCCGCGATGCATCGCACGAGTTTCACGGTGCGCTCGGGCGACGTAACCTTGGCCGCCAGCGCATGGGGCGACCCCGCCCGGCCGACCGTGATCCTGGTGCATGGCTACCCCGACACCAGCGAAGTCTGGAACGCTTTAGCCAGCCTGCTGGCGCAGGATTTCCACGTGGTTGCCTACGACGTGCGGGGTGCCGGGCAATCCACTGCGCCAACCCGCACGAAGGCCTATCGCTTAGGAAAGCTCACCGACGATTTCGTTGCCGTCATCGATGCCGTTAGCCCCGATCGTCCGGTCCATCTGGTCGCGCACGACTGGGGCTCGATTCAGGGATGGGAGTTCGTTACTGAAGAGCGCTTGCGTGGCCGCATTGCATCGTACACGTCATGCTCGGGCCCTTGCCTCGACCATGTTGCGTACTGGATGCGAGCGCGCCTGCTACGTCCCACGCCGCGCTCTATCGGCAAGGTATTGGGCCAGTTGGTGCGCTCCTGGTACGTACTGCTGTTTCACCTGCCGGTGCTGCCGGGATTGACGTGGCGCTTATGGCTCGGCCGCGCGTGGCCGCGGGTGTTGCGTCGGGTGGAAAAGACCGAGGTCACGCCCAGGCCGACCCAAACCCGCGACGGCATGCGCGGCGTATCGCTGTACCGCGCCAACTTCATCCGCTGCCTGTTCATGCCGCGCAAGCGTTACGCGCACGCCCCGGTCCAGGTGATCGTGCCGACGCTGGACAAATATGTCAGCCCGGCGCTGTCCGAAGATCTCTCGCGATGGGTGCCGAAGTACTGGCGCCGTGAACTGACCGCACGGCACTGGGTGCCGCTCACCCATCCCGAACCGATGGCCCGGATGGTGCGTGAGCTCGTCGAACACACCGAGGGCGGGGATGAACCGCAGACGCTGCAGCGCGCCCGCATGGACTCGGCACGCCAGGCGCTCAGCGGCAAGCTCGCGGTGGTGACCGGCGCGGGCAGCGGCATTGGGCGATGCATCGCGCTGGAATTCGCGAAGCAAGGTGCGGCCGTGGTCGCCGTCGATATCGACACCGTAGCCGCGGAGCGCACCGCCACGCTGGTCAGGCTATTGGGAAATCACGCCTACGCGCGCAAGACCGACGTCGGCAGTGCCGCGCAGATGGAAGCGTTGGCCGACTGGGTCGGGACGGAACTCGGCGGCGCTGACATCGTGGTCAACAACGCGGGCATCGGCATGGCAGGCGGCGTACTCGACACCTCGGCACAAGACTGGGAACGCATTCTTCACGTCAACCTGTGGGGCGTGATCCACGGCTCACGCCTGTTCGCGCGCCAGATGGTGAAGCGCGGCAATGGCGGCCACATCGTCAACACGGCGTCTGCCGCCGCGTTCGCCCCTTCACGCGATCTGCCCGCCTACGCGACGACCAAGGCCGCCGTGCTGATGCTCAGCGAGTGCATGCGAGGAGAACTCGCGAGCGAGGGTATCGGTGTCAGCGCAATCTGTCCGGGGTTCGCCGAGACCGGAATCATGGCTGCCACACAGTACGTCGGCGCCAGCCCGCAGGACCAGGACCGCATGCGCCAGAAGGCCACCAGGCTTTATCAGTTGCGCGGACTGAAGCCCGAGGCGGTTGCGAAAGCCGCGCTTGGCGCCGTGTTGCGCAACCGGCCTGTGGTCGCCATCGGCATCGAGGCGCATTCCATGCGGTTTATCTCGCGCTACCTGCCCGGGTTAGGCCGCGTGATCGCCCGCATCAACATGATGCCGCGCTGA
- a CDS encoding M24 family metallopeptidase has translation MGEKAIPHVNVDELAQFREVQQLAYRCVESIGDMLRPGMTEKDAARLLTEWLQDHGVHDWLHKPFAWFGDRTAFEGFSGLSHMAGFNLAFFPGSRRLEENMPVILDVAPVLNGVIADVGYATCVGTNPILEQLKDDLAEHRELIVSMVKQRRTLADVARAVDLLCRKQGVEPRHKAYPFKVLAHRVAKLHNPAKPRFVARFGLNATRNLVLDQVSAGRKEGWSPLWSIDRRSDHAPTPGLWAVEPHLGFQGVGAKFEELLVITEDDAYWLDDDLPHVRRWAQRGRALAAA, from the coding sequence ATGGGTGAGAAGGCCATTCCACACGTCAACGTGGACGAGTTGGCGCAGTTCCGTGAAGTCCAGCAACTGGCGTACCGGTGTGTCGAGAGCATCGGCGACATGCTTCGACCGGGCATGACGGAAAAAGACGCCGCCCGGCTGCTGACCGAATGGTTGCAGGACCATGGCGTGCATGACTGGCTGCACAAACCCTTCGCCTGGTTTGGCGACCGTACCGCTTTTGAGGGCTTCTCCGGGTTGTCGCACATGGCCGGCTTCAATCTTGCATTCTTCCCGGGCTCACGCCGTCTGGAAGAAAACATGCCGGTCATTCTCGACGTGGCACCCGTGTTGAACGGGGTGATCGCCGATGTCGGCTACGCGACCTGCGTCGGTACGAATCCGATTCTCGAGCAACTGAAAGACGATCTCGCGGAACACCGCGAACTGATCGTCAGTATGGTCAAACAGCGGCGCACGCTTGCCGACGTGGCGCGCGCGGTCGACCTGCTATGCAGGAAACAGGGCGTGGAGCCGCGTCATAAGGCCTATCCGTTCAAGGTGCTGGCGCATCGGGTCGCGAAGCTGCACAACCCCGCCAAGCCGCGCTTCGTGGCGCGCTTCGGCCTGAACGCCACGCGCAATCTGGTCCTCGACCAGGTGAGCGCGGGCAGGAAAGAAGGCTGGTCGCCGCTGTGGTCGATCGATCGCCGCTCCGATCATGCCCCGACGCCCGGCTTGTGGGCCGTCGAGCCGCATCTCGGCTTTCAGGGCGTGGGCGCCAAGTTCGAAGAACTGCTCGTCATCACCGAAGACGACGCCTACTGGCTCGACGACGACCTGCCGCATGTGCGCCGCTGGGCGCAGCGCGGACGGGCGTTAGCCGCGGCATGA
- a CDS encoding MFS transporter, translating into MEQQNSYRALLKIPSLFSLILAATLSRLAGRMFTLTLVLFVLTRFSSPALAGWLTFAAIVPGLVVSPIAGALLDRMGPTTALRIDLIASAIYIAAISMASWVGWASTPVLFVLVVLFSLTGPLGAAGTRTLLPRLVPAHALDRANALDTAVYAVVDVVGPGLAGLIVASFGPESALSVIAVAYAGAAICLSYVQNLPGLASTQTSLLRQTIEGIQMVARQPTLRGLAISYSLYQATWGVLVVVVPVFVANHYASAVGSSVTGLLWAAMGMAGGLGALLAGHLRTTGRERLIMAAGMIVTALAAWPVAAEFGFGGLAIGLMLAGVASGPIDVALLTLRQRRTDPRQLGRVLSISMSLNLAGFPLGSAIAGMVITTSLSATFVMAGIASIIAAIATASIPRDLDRTAV; encoded by the coding sequence ATGGAACAACAGAATTCCTATCGTGCTCTTCTCAAGATCCCCAGCCTGTTCTCGCTCATTCTTGCGGCGACTCTTTCGCGCCTCGCCGGGCGCATGTTCACCCTGACATTAGTGCTGTTCGTGCTGACGCGATTTTCGTCGCCGGCGTTGGCCGGATGGCTGACGTTCGCCGCGATTGTTCCGGGTCTGGTGGTCAGCCCGATCGCGGGTGCGCTGCTTGACCGTATGGGCCCGACAACGGCATTGAGGATCGATCTGATCGCGAGCGCGATCTACATCGCCGCCATCAGCATGGCCAGTTGGGTTGGCTGGGCCAGCACGCCGGTTCTGTTTGTGCTGGTCGTGCTGTTCTCGCTTACCGGTCCGTTGGGAGCGGCGGGAACGCGAACCCTGCTGCCGCGCCTGGTGCCGGCTCACGCGCTCGATCGGGCCAATGCGCTGGACACCGCGGTCTATGCCGTGGTCGACGTGGTGGGGCCCGGTTTGGCCGGCCTGATCGTTGCTTCGTTCGGACCTGAATCCGCGCTGTCCGTCATCGCCGTGGCTTACGCGGGTGCGGCGATCTGTCTGTCTTACGTCCAGAATCTGCCAGGCCTCGCCTCCACCCAGACATCTCTGCTGCGCCAGACGATCGAGGGCATCCAGATGGTCGCGCGTCAGCCGACGCTGCGGGGACTCGCCATTTCCTATTCGTTGTATCAGGCGACCTGGGGCGTTCTCGTTGTGGTGGTTCCGGTATTCGTGGCTAACCACTACGCCAGTGCGGTGGGCAGTTCAGTAACCGGTTTGCTGTGGGCCGCGATGGGTATGGCCGGTGGCCTGGGAGCGCTTCTCGCCGGCCATCTGCGGACCACGGGCCGTGAACGCCTCATCATGGCGGCCGGAATGATCGTTACCGCCCTGGCCGCATGGCCGGTTGCAGCGGAATTTGGCTTTGGCGGCTTAGCCATCGGTTTGATGCTTGCCGGGGTGGCGTCCGGTCCAATCGACGTCGCGCTGCTGACCTTGCGTCAGCGACGCACCGATCCGCGTCAACTCGGCCGGGTGTTATCCATCTCGATGAGCTTGAATCTCGCCGGCTTTCCGCTCGGATCGGCCATTGCGGGGATGGTGATCACAACCTCCCTGTCCGCGACGTTCGTGATGGCCGGCATCGCTTCAATCATTGCCGCCATCGCGACTGCGTCCATACCTCGCGACCTTGATCGAACGGCGGTTTAG
- a CDS encoding polysaccharide deacetylase family protein — MNWLARNGYVTLTADEFARFLHGAAMPDKSILLTFDGGYLDNYIHAHPCLERYGLNAIMFLVTGRVHDGPARSFPSSPTRGTGAERSHPECERLIPGGQADDVAVRWSEVDLMRAAGTFEFHSHTHSHRRWDLACTDAASKFRHISTDIEMSKRILTEKMGVASTHLCWPEGYYDDDYIAAAQAAGFEYLYTTRNTRRNVPGSDPYQIHRMADNGKNGEWLAEKVQQYQGAPWGGAYYWFKRFREFGRNAFS; from the coding sequence ATGAACTGGCTGGCGCGTAACGGATACGTGACGCTAACGGCAGACGAATTCGCGCGCTTTCTACACGGCGCGGCAATGCCCGATAAATCAATCCTGCTGACGTTCGACGGCGGGTATCTGGACAACTATATTCACGCTCATCCGTGTCTTGAACGTTATGGCCTCAACGCCATCATGTTTCTCGTAACGGGTCGCGTTCACGACGGTCCCGCGCGATCCTTTCCGTCTTCTCCGACTCGCGGCACAGGTGCGGAGCGTTCGCACCCGGAGTGCGAACGCCTCATTCCTGGCGGGCAGGCAGACGATGTCGCCGTGCGCTGGAGTGAGGTCGACCTGATGCGCGCAGCCGGCACTTTCGAGTTTCATAGTCATACGCACAGCCACCGTCGCTGGGATCTGGCGTGTACTGATGCGGCCAGCAAATTTCGCCACATCAGCACGGACATCGAGATGTCAAAGCGGATTCTGACCGAGAAAATGGGTGTGGCATCGACCCATTTGTGCTGGCCAGAAGGTTACTACGACGATGACTATATCGCCGCCGCGCAAGCGGCCGGGTTCGAGTACCTCTATACAACGCGCAACACCCGGCGCAACGTTCCGGGTAGCGATCCGTACCAGATACATCGCATGGCGGATAACGGAAAGAACGGCGAATGGCTGGCGGAAAAGGTACAGCAGTATCAAGGCGCCCCGTGGGGTGGGGCGTACTACTGGTTCAAGCGATTCAGAGAGTTTGGAAGGAACGCGTTTTCATGA